The sequence agcgaaaaattTGGCTCAACACTTTTTTGCAAAACCTGGGAACTCTGTACAGTCTGTTCGAAAAGCCAAAAATTTGGTGCGGAGTCTAATGGGGCGACCGCATATTTTTGATTACTCTCGTGTGTTGCTTTTTCTTTAGATCATGTCAAGTGATCTAAGTATTTTGGATACTGCCgttgatttttctgaaaattggtttgtttGTAGGTGTTGGAGCTCGAAGCGTTTTTCTTGCTCTCAATAGTTGCTACtttattaaagtatttattatttatagaatttattctttacaatacaattaatttaaatcGACCCAGTGCGTGGCGTAATCAATCGAGGAATGAACCTCTTAAAAATCTTTTAGCAGTAGGTAGGCGATGACGAAGAATGGTGGGTGACGAAGACGAAAAAGAAAACGGTGATGTATGGTGGTGTGATTTGCGCTGCAGCTGCTACGAGTGGTGGTGTGATGTTTGTCGTgccgaaattacattttttatgcacgcaCTTTTGTATTGGCTCTCGATTAGCGGGACATCTAATCGAACGATGAAACTGACCTACCGCTAAGTATAGTGAACTCAGTGCACTGCTATGGTTCTGTGTCTGCACTGCTAATGTGTTGCGTTGTCCCAGTGGTAATTTTCTGTTGCGTTATCCCAGTAGGGATTTCTGTGTTTCAACATCCACCCCCCCTGGGAAGCGATGCTTCACAGTCCTTCCTAATTGCATTGAGATATTGGCAGTTTGGCTACCCGTGTTATGGCTCGCTTGTGAGTGCTTTCTGCGGTTTTTATGATGACTACTCTGACCTTTCCGTCAGAACCTTCGATGGTATCTAAGATGCCACCCATGGGCCATTTGAATGGTGGAGTGTTGTCTTCCTGTAGCAATACTAGGTCGCCCTTTTGAATATTTGGCATTGGAGACTTCCATCTTTTTCGGCACTGTAATTCTTGGAGATAGTCCTTACTCCATCGCGCCCAAAATTGTTGCTGGATCCATTGTATTAGTTGGTACCTTTTTAGTGTTCCAGTGTTTACTGATGTTAGCGATTGTTCAGGAATAGACGATAGTGATCGACCGATAATGAGATGTGCTGGTGTTAAAGGGCGAAGATCATCTGGTGAGCTCGACATGGGCATCGGGGGTCTGCTATTAATCATTGCTTCAGTTTGGCAACAAATTGTGTAAAGCTCGTCGAATGTAAGAATGTGGACACCCACGGCTCTACGAAGATAATGCTTGGCTTGCTTCACCGCACTCTCCCACAGGCCACCGAAATGTGGTGATCTTGGAGGGATGAACTTCCATTCGACGCCGTCTGTGCAGCATGCCGCCTGGACACTATCTGCATGCTGTTGCGACGTGTGTTGATGGAGGAGTTCTCTTAGCTCGCGGTTCGCGCCGACGAAATTTGTGGCATTATCTGAATATATGATGCGACATTTGCCACGCCGAGCCATAAAGCGTCTCAGAGCAGCTATGAATGCGTCTGTCGTTAGATCAGGTACTAATTCAAGGTGAACTCCTTTGGTGctgaaacatataaaaatagcaATGTAGACCTTGATAGGAGGTCTACCTCGTATTCGCTGTGTGATAAGCAATGGACCGCAATAGTCGACTCCGGTTTTCTCAAATGGCGGAGATGGAATTACCCTGTCGCGTGGTAGATCACCCATTAATTGCTTTGATAAAATGGGACGAAACCGGTAGCAAACTATACATTTGTGTAATACACGCTTGATAGTGTTTCTGGCGTTGACGATCCAAAATTTTTCACGAATGATGGTGAGCAGCGTTTGGCAGCCTGCGTGGAGATGTTGTTGATGCAAATGCATGATAAGTGTGTGAACAAAAGGATGCGATTTTGGCAATACGATAGGATGTTTTTCATTGAAGGTGAGTGAAGAATTTTTTAGGCGACCTCCAACTCTGATGATTCCATTGCATAGGAATGGTGATAGTTGCGATAACGGCGACTTCCGATGAACGAGGCGGTCTTTTTGAAGCTTGGATAATTCATCGAAGAATTTGTTGCTTTGGACGATGCGACAAATAATGAGAAGAGCATCATTTATTTCCGATGCGGTGATGCTATCTTGGTTGGTACGAATTCCACGCGATGCATCTGCAAAGCGTCGCACATAACACATTATTCGAAGAAGTTTATTGTAACTCGTGACAAATTTATGTTCGCTGATGATATCTGTTGTTGGATTTGTTAGCAAAACGATGTTTTGTCGACGCTGCTCTGGTATATTATTGTCGTTGATGGCATTGCATGATGGTAGTGGCCAGTGTTGAGCGTCTTGGGTAAGAAAATGCGGGCCATGAAACCAAAGGCTATTTTCGATGAATTTGTCAGCTTTTGTTCCTCGTGAAAGTATGTCAGCAGGATTTAATTCGCTGGGGACGTGGTGCCAGTGATAGTGCTGAGTGAGCAATTGTATTTTGGTTACTCGATTGCTGACAAAAGTTGTCCATTTTGATGGATCTCCCTTTATCCAGGCCAACGTAATCATTGAATCGGTCCAGCAGTGAACATTCCGAGGGTTGTGGTGGATTTTCTTACACACGAACTCAAGCAACTCTGCCAGAAGCACTGCAGCGCTGAGTTCTAGACGAGGCAGACTTACTTCTTTCGTAGGAGCAACACGAGATTTCGCACAGAGTAGTGCCGATGTTGAGTTGGATACCACGTATATGGTGGCACCGTATGCCCTTGTACTGGCGTCTGCAAATGCGTGTATAGTAGAGTTGTAATCACATGCTACTAATCTGTTCACTCGAAGATTTTCAACAAGCGGGAGTTTGGTGCAAAATGACTCCCATTGTGTATAAATAGACTGAGGTACACTTTCGTCCCAATTCAGCCGAAGCTTCCACAACTGCTGCAACAAAATTTTACAGGTGACCATAAGCGGATTGAGCAAACCCAACGGATCGAAGAATCTAGCGATATGTGAGAGGATGATACGCTTGCTAAGTTTCGATGATACCGGTGGTTGTGTGTAACTGAAGAGAAAGCTATCCAAAGATGGTGACCATTTCAAGCCCAATGCTTTAACATAGCCTACGTCTTCAACTTGGATAATGTCTTCACGATCCACTGCGGCTACGTCGGCGATAATGCTTGGGTCGTTCGTTGCAAACTTTCTCAGTGGAAATCCACCTTTGTTTAACACTTCGATGACTTGCTGCTTGATTTCGATAACTTCTTCAATTGTAGGTGCGCCGGTCATGAGATTGTCAACATAAAAGTCGTTGGCAATAACTGATGCGCCGATTGGATGTGATGTCATGTGATCACGTGCGAGTTGCTGCAGACAGTTTATGGCTAAGTACGGTGCACACGCCGTACCATACGTTACAGTTTGCAGCTTATATGTCTTAATTCGATCTGTTATCTCATCTCGCCACAATATGCATTGCCAATTGGTGTCTTCCTTGTCTACTATGATTTGGCGATACATCTTGGTGATGTCCGCCATTAGCACGAAGGCATGCTGCCTGAATCTGATGAGAATTGAAACAAGATCATCTTGTATGGTAGGGCCTACACGAAGAATATCGTTCAAAGATTTGCCATTTGATGTTCGGCATGACGCATCGAACACCATACGAAGCTTCGTCGTGCTGCTGTCCAGTTTCATGACTGCGTGGTGCGGTATGTAGTTTAAACATGCATCTGGACAGGGGACGTGGATCATGTGGTGTAGTGCGATGTATTCCTTCATGAACGAATTATAGTCCCTTTCAAGGCATCTGTTGTGGCGAAGTTTATTTTCGATGGCCAAAAGTCGTTTCAGTGCTATGTCATAAGAAGTACCCAAAGACTGAGGTGGTTCCTTAAACGGCAGGCGTACGATGAATTTGTTGGTAGTGGGACATCTTTTTGTAGTATCTTCGAAGTATTTTTCGCATTCTCTTTCATCAATGGTTAGGTTAGATTGTGTTTGGTCCGGATAATGTTCGATGtgccaaaatttttccaaaatttgatcAAGGGACGGTTCGAGTATTGGTGCCGACGTATTAGCTGCGTTGGCTGCAAGTAGTGATGACCGTGAATTCGATAACATGCAGTCAGTCGCGATAGATGTAGGGTATGATGAAACCAACGTAGCTGACGATAACAGTGGGTGGTTTGTAACGGCTCCGGCTACCACCCACCCAACTTTAGTTTTTTGAAGGACTGGCTTATTCTCGCCTAAGCTGATCTGTCCAACCAACAGTAAATCGTAAAACATGCTTGCTCCTATCAGCAAATCCACTGGGCATGGTGTGTTGAATGTTGTGTCGGCCAAGGAGATATTATTTGGGATATTCCATGCTGATGTGTTCAACGGTGTGCGTGGTTGAGACGGGGTTATTGTGTTCATGATAACCGCATCCATTGTTGACGAATAAGCTGTATGTTGAGAGCGCATCTCTACCTTGCATAAGAATTGAGACCTAGCTCCGCACAAACCTATTCCGCTGATTTCTAACGGAACCTTTTCCCGTTTCAAACGAAGCAGTTGAGCCATGCGCTCGGTAATGAAGTGCAGTTGTGAGGCGGAATCGAGAAGTGCACGTGCGAGTACTAACGCACCCGAAGAACTACGAAGCTGAACAATGGCTGTAGCCAGTAATACTTCTTGGCTACCGTTACATACCTGAAGTGATGTTGGGACCGACGTTGAATGCATGTTAGTTGATGGTGGTGTCAATGACGATGTCGATGATTGCTCATTGGCCGCACTTGTTGAATTTCTGTGCAACAACGTGTGATGACTCGCCCGACATACTTGACATCTATGCGTCGATGGGCACTGCTTGGATGTGTGGTTTTGGCCCAAGCAATTTAAGCACAGATTCTTCTTTTTTACGACGTCATAGCGCTGGAAAGATGATAGTTTCATAAATGGTGAGCATTTGAAGGCGTTGTGAAAAACTGGTTGATCGCACAAGGAGCAGTTTTGCTGTTTGGTGGCGATGAATGCTAGCTGTTTTGATTGTGGTTGATGCTTTGGCATTGAAGATGACACTGGTGATGAGTTGGCATGTTGTTGATGCGACGTCTTGGTGGACTTTGCGGTGGCGTCAATGATATCGATGAGTTGGCAGCGCCGCTCCAGGAATGCGGCGAGGTCATCCCATGTTGGTAGCTGGATTGCCGTTGATGATGATTCCCTGTCCCACCTTGCTGCTATCTCCTCTTCCCACTTCAGCTGTGTCTCTTGGTCTAGCTTTGACACAACTAGATGAAGCAAGAGGCTGTTTCCAATTTGTTCTGGTGTTGCTATTGACTGTAATGCCCGTATATTTGCATTAATGACGTCAACGAAGTCGCGAAGAGCTTTAACGCTTGGGGTGGCGACGCGCTGAATCTCGAAAATATGGTGCAAATGAGACTGGTAAATGTATCTTTTGTGGTCGTAGCGAGCTTGAAGTAGTTCCATTGCCTTTTTGTAATTCAAGCTGGTAACTTCTAACGATTGAACCAGGCTCGCAGCACCTCCTGTTAGACTCGAGCGCAAGTATTGAAACTTTTCGACATCTGACAGTGCTGGGTTTTTGTCCACCATAACGGAGAACATACTACGAAAATCGAGCCATTCTCGATGTGATCCGTCGAAGGATGGCAGCTGCAATTTGGGCAAATTGAACTGCGTCCGCGATGATGGCACTGACTGTTGGGCAACTGTACTGCTTAACGGCAGTTCTTCAGCACACGTCCGCAATAAGGCGAGCCTCTCTGCATATGCCGCCTTGACTTCACAGTACGTATCATCCACCACGGAGCGAATGTCACCTTCAAATTGGGTTTCGTCTAAAAATTCTATTTCCGACTGCAGTTCATCCAGGGCGTTGTAGTGACGCTCTAACAGGGCTAGCCTTGCCTCTACATCTTTGAGCGAAAGTTCGTCCAGATGAATTGTATTAGGTTTTAACAAATTTACCCGAGTGATTAGCGATtgtcgttgttttatttttacacgAACTATTCTAGAACTTTCTTCGCGTTGCAGAGGACTTTGCACCTCTACAATGTCATGATCGCTTTCTATCATTATGCcgtaaaattaaacgaaaaatataCGATGattataatttatgaaattatatccggctcgaaggaccaattTTATGTTGGAGCTCGAAGCGTTTTTCTTGCTCTCAATAGTTGCTACtttattaaagtatttattatttatagaatttattctttacaatacaattaatttaaatcGACCCAGTGCGTGGCGTAATCAATCGAGGAATGAACCTCTTAAAAATCTTTTAGCAGTAGGTAGGCGATGACGAAGAATGGTGGGTGACGAAGACGAAAAAGAAAACGGTGATGTATGGTGGTGTGATTTGCGCTGCAGCTGCTACGAGTGGTGGTGTGATGTTTGTCGTgccgaaattacattttttatgcacgcaCTTTTGTATTGGCTCTCGATTAGCGGGACATCTAATCGAACGATGAAACTGACCTACCGCTAAGTATAGTGAACTCAGTGCACTGCTATGGTTCTGTGTCTGCACTGCTAATGTGTTGCGTTGT is a genomic window of Anastrepha ludens isolate Willacy chromosome 6, idAnaLude1.1, whole genome shotgun sequence containing:
- the LOC128867011 gene encoding uncharacterized protein LOC128867011, whose product is MIESDHDIVEVQSPLQREESSRIVRVKIKQRQSLITRVNLLKPNTIHLDELSLKDVEARLALLERHYNALDELQSEIEFLDETQFEGDIRSVVDDTYCEVKAAYAERLALLRTCAEELPLSSTVAQQSVPSSRTQFNLPKLQLPSFDGSHREWLDFRSMFSVMVDKNPALSDVEKFQYLRSSLTGGAASLVQSLEVTSLNYKKAMELLQARYDHKRYIYQSHLHHIFEIQRVATPSVKALRDFVDVINANIRALQSIATPEQIGNSLLLHLVVSKLDQETQLKWEEEIAARWDRESSSTAIQLPTWDDLAAFLERRCQLIDIIDATAKSTKTSHQQHANSSPVSSSMPKHQPQSKQLAFIATKQQNCSLCDQPVFHNAFKCSPFMKLSSFQRYDVVKKKNLCLNCLGQNHTSKQCPSTHRCQVCRASHHTLLHRNSTSAANEQSSTSSLTPPSTNMHSTSVPTSLQVCNGSQEVLLATAIVQLRSSSGALVLARALLDSASQLHFITERMAQLLRLKREKVPLEISGIGLCGARSQFLCKVEMRSQHTAYSSTMDAVIMNTITPSQPRTPLNTSAWNIPNNISLADTTFNTPCPVDLLIGASMFYDLLLVGQISLGENKPVLQKTKVGWVVAGAVTNHPLLSSATLVSSYPTSIATDCMLSNSRSSLLAANAANTSAPILEPSLDQILEKFWHIEHYPDQTQSNLTIDERECEKYFEDTTKRCPTTNKFIVRLPFKEPPQSLGTSYDIALKRLLAIENKLRHNRCLERDYNSFMKEYIALHHMIHVPCPDACLNYIPHHAVMKLDSSTTKLRMVFDASCRTSNGKSLNDILRVGPTIQDDLVSILIRFRQHAFVLMADITKMYRQIIVDKEDTNWQCILWRDEITDRIKTYKLQTVTYGTACAPYLAINCLQQLARDHMTSHPIGASVIANDFYVDNLMTGAPTIEEVIEIKQQVIEVLNKGGFPLRKFATNDPSIIADVAAVDREDIIQVEDVGYVKALGLKWSPSLDSFLFSYTQPPVSSKLSKRIILSHIARFFDPLGLLNPLMVTCKILLQQLWKLRLNWDESVPQSIYTQWESFCTKLPLVENLRVNRLVACDYNSTIHAFADASTRAYGATIYVVSNSTSALLCAKSRVAPTKEVSLPRLELSAAVLLAELLEFVCKKIHHNPRNVHCWTDSMITLAWIKGDPSKWTTFVSNRVTKIQLLTQHYHWHHVPSELNPADILSRGTKADKFIENSLWFHGPHFLTQDAQHWPLPSCNAINDNNIPEQRRQNIVLLTNPTTDIISEHKFVTSYNKLLRIMCYVRRFADASRGIRTNQDSITASEINDALLIICRIVQSNKFFDELSKLQKDRLVHRKSPLSQLSPFLCNGIIRVGGRLKNSSLTFNEKHPIVLPKSHPFVHTLIMHLHQQHLHAGCQTLLTIIREKFWIVNARNTIKRVLHKCIVCYRFRPILSKQLMGDLPRDRVIPSPPFEKTGVDYCGPLLITQRIRGRPPIKVYIAIFICFSTKGVHLELVPDLTTDAFIAALRRFMARRGKCRIIYSDNATNFVGANRELRELLHQHTSQQHADSVQAACCTDGVEWKFIPPRSPHFGGLWESAVKQAKHYLRRAVGVHILTFDELYTICCQTEAMINSRPPMPMSSSPDDLRPLTPAHLIIGRSLSSIPEQSLTSVNTGTLKRYQLIQWIQQQFWARWSKDYLQELQCRKRWKSPMPNIQKGDLVLLQEDNTPPFKWPMGGILDTIEGSDGKVRVVIIKTAESTHKRAITRVAKLPISQCN